One Acanthochromis polyacanthus isolate Apoly-LR-REF ecotype Palm Island chromosome 6, KAUST_Apoly_ChrSc, whole genome shotgun sequence DNA segment encodes these proteins:
- the irx7 gene encoding iroquois homeobox 7 yields the protein MPASQTGFGNFFLERNISMPAGYQIPVLGCPPGVQQQQAQHLAAMAAGVPITYSGLQGYNFIPYPHHRHIAHMNNGFDLKAASPFHHALMARGAPFYPPYRPGAAEDPGRVAKVATRESTGALKAWLNEHLKNPYPTKGEKIMLAIITKMSLTQVSTWFANARRRLKKENRVSWASKGKSDEEDEEQEGESDEEESPLQKCNLDEPQREGAGGGEQSALDSSAPVDARLEMEMQQQPSSEGKELELVKKVEKSDSEQTPSALESKENIASQKPKIWSLAETATSETVKKPVDNIYPSAGRLWADWASRNGLFVPSCYTTHEIV from the exons ATGCCCGCATCGCAAACTGGATTTGGAAACTTCTTCTTGGAGAGGAACATCAGCATGCCGGCTGGATATCAGATTCCGGTGCTCGGATGCCCACCGggggtgcagcagcagcaggcgcAGCATCTGGCAGCGatggcagctggggttccaatAACATACTCAGGACTGCAGGGATACAACTTCATCCCGTATCCACACCACAGGCACATCGCGCACATG AACAACGGTTTCGATTTGAAGGCCGCCTCTCCCTTCCACCACGCTCTCATGGCCCGCGGAGCGCCTTTCTATCCTCCGTACCGTCCGGGAGCAGCCGAGGATCCCGGCAGGGTCGCCAAAGTGGCCACCCGAGAGAGCACCGGGGCGCTGAAGGCCTGGCTCAACGAGCACCTGAAGAACCCGTATCCAACCAAGGGCGAGAAAATCATGCTTGCCATCATCACCAAAATGAGCCTCACGCAGGTCTCCACCTGGTTCGCCAACGCGAGGCGACGTCTGAAGAAGGAGAACAGGGTCAGCTGGGCGTCGAAGGGGAAATCAgacgaggaggatgaggagcagGAGGGAGAGAGCGACGAGGAGGAGAGTCCTCTGCAGAAATGTAATTTGGATGAGCCTCAAAGAGAAGGCGCAGGCGGCGGTGAGCAGAGCGCGTTGGACAGCTCGGCACCAGTGGACGCGCGTTTGGAGATGGAGATGCAGCAGCAGCCGAGCAGCGAAGGAAAAGAGCTGGAACTTGTCAAGAAAGTTGAAAAGAGTGACTCTGAACAGACGCCCTCAGCTTTGGAAAGTAAAGAAAACATCGCGAGTCAAAAACCCAAAATCTGGTCTTTGGCAGAAACCGCCACCTCAGAGACTGTGAAGAAACCCGTGGACAATATTTACCCCTCTGCAGGCAGACTATGGGCAGACTGGGCTTCCAGAAACGGGCTGTTTGTCCCTTCATGTTACACCACTCATGAAATTGTCTAA